The Verrucomicrobiales bacterium region CGCTGCTCCGAAGCTGCCGTTCGTGACCTCACGCACCCGGCCACAAGCGGCCAGTGACCGTTACATCTCACTTGCGGTTCGATGGCGCGCGTCTATGTTGAAGCATGACATGACGACGGGCTCGTGCCGGTCGAAAGAATGCAATGAGAATCCGGCGCAGCAAGGAGATGTCCTCCATCTGCATGCGCTACGGTCGGTGAATTGGAGCGCAGCCGGATTTGCCGCACTGTTAGTAGGAGCGAATGAGGCTCCAAGCCCCAATACACTGCTGATTTGGTTAGTCTCTTCGGACAGGTTGATATCCGATGTTGCGGTGCAGAGGCCATGTTATGCGTCCCGCTGTTATTGATCGGAGGGAGAAGTCCGTGCTGCATTCCTCGATTAGTGGGTGTGCTCGGAGTTACCGTCCTCTCCGCCAAGGCATGCTCATCCTCGCTACCATGCTGTGTTCGTCCGCACACAGCGCGGAACCTAGTATTGCCCACACTGAGCGCGAGACTTACACCTGCGAAGACGAGCAAAGCCTGTTTGAGTCTTGGAGTCGAGTGGCTGGAAGCATGAGCGAGTCGGAGTTGTTGCAACAGCTTCCGGAAGCACAAGTAAAAGCTGTTCAGGCGAGCGATGGTCGAATACTTAAAGGTCTACAAATTCCAGCGACGCCTAAGGCGAAGGATGCTCTGCTCGTCATCCCGGGGAATGCTTGGAGCACCAAGGGATTCTCCAGCATTGCCTCGTTATTTCCGAGTGACAAGCTGACCATATTTCTGTTCGATTTTCGAGGGTACGGGCTGTCAAAACCAGGCAATCCCACGATGTCTGCAATTCTGTCTGACTATAAAGACATCGCCAGATGGC contains the following coding sequences:
- a CDS encoding alpha/beta fold hydrolase, which translates into the protein MLILATMLCSSAHSAEPSIAHTERETYTCEDEQSLFESWSRVAGSMSESELLQQLPEAQVKAVQASDGRILKGLQIPATPKAKDALLVIPGNAWSTKGFSSIASLFPSDKLTIFLFDFRGYGLSKPGNPTMSAILSDYKDIARWLQAQRYRNLYLYAYSFGGVIALNAFPAGPPFRRIVLDSVPARPSEMGFKCKPSYDPIEKIQNSCQNITFMHGTSDWVVPRSYTQPLVSSISACGGVLDIDESRGHPFQIEWQSSRVKRIDAMVRHLNLEVD